The segment CACCTTCCTTAGCGGGTCGGCTTTGAACGCTCTCTGTTCGGCAAAGCAAGGGGCGCGTTCAGCTTGTCAATCGTGACGCCGTGGCGCTCAGCGTTTACCGCCCAGGTCTGGAACTGCTCGAGCAGCAGTTCGTTCTCACGCTCCAACCGGTTGGCCTTCTCCTCGAAGCGTTTGGCTTTGTCCAACGCCGCTTGGATCTGTCCGTCTCTTGTCGTTCGAGGGCCACGGGTCAGAGTTCCACTGACCACCTTCTTCTTAACGGCAAAGGCATTCGCCAGCCGCGGATACTCGGCGAACGTGAATCGCGAGTACTCGTAACCGGTGACTTCAGCTACCTTGGCGATCAATAGATCCCAGGTCAGCTTGCCCGTCCAGCCATCTAGGAGGTCCAGCACCTTCGAGATCGTGGCTTCCGTTAGATCGGGCGCACGCGGTTTTCTCATCGCGGCAGGACTTTCATTGGCTGCCCGCCGGCATCGCCGAGGCGAACTTGGGGTGGTGCCCCCTTGGCCGAACTCTGCCACTTGAAGCACCACAACCACAGCCGAGCGTTCTATTCGACGCTGGACAAGCACATGTCCGGGTGGCGCAAGGTCAAGGCGCGTTTAGATGACCGAGCAGAGGAGATCCTTAGGCTCTGATGCGGATTCAGGCCTGGCTGGTCGCCTTTGCGGCGGAGGACGCACTGCTACGTCTTCTCGCGATAGCTAACACGGGCGTCTGCTTGATCAATCCGGAACGAGTTTGCACCCTCTGCGCTGTACGGGTTTGGCAGTACCACTGCCTCAGGAGCAGCAGACAGGGCGTTCCTGACGTGGACCAGGATAAATCGAGCGCGTCGCCCCTTCTTTCGGGTCGCAAGTTCCATCGCCAGAGCGATCTCGGATGATCCAAGCGTGAATGTGGGGGCGTCTCCGACGCTAGCCTTGACCTCGACCTTGTACGAGCGCCCTCCCGCTGTGAAGGCGAAGTCGCAACCCGCACCGTCGTCAAAGGGGTTCTCTTCGAACACCTGGCGGCTGTTGGACGAGATCCAGGACGAAGCGGTAACGACATCGTCTCCATATCGGAGACGAAGCATCTCGAAAACGTAGATCTCACCTGCCAAGCCGATCAACTCATCAACCGCTTTCGGCTGGCGCTGAGGCGGCGTAGTCGGCTTGGGGTCAATGATTTCCTTCCGCTCGCGCTTCCTCCCGGCGTCAGCTGGCAGCAGCTCGACTGACTTGCCCAAGTCCATCGGCGCATCGGCGGCCAGCTTGTGGAACTCGACGCGTTCCTGCAGAAAGTGCCAAAGACGCGATCGGTTGTCGTCCGACGCATCGAAGTCCTCTCCACACACTGTCACGACATGGCGCCTTCGCAAGGCCTCGGCACGTTGTGCAGCGAGGCGGGTGTTCGCTTCCTCGAGGTCTTGGTCCGAGATCGCCAATGCCGCGCGCAACACCGCAAGATCTGCAGATGATTGAACCGCGGTGGCGAACGACGGTGGCGTCATCAGCGCACCAGCCTTCTGCCACAAGATTGCAAACACATCGACTTCCGTCAAAGACTCGCTGTACGCCCTATCGCCGATCGACTCCTTTCCTTGTCCGATGAGTTCCTCGCGAATACTCCGCCAATCGCCGAACGCCGAGGATGCTCCACTCTTCACCCACCAAGCCTGCCTAAGCCGATCAAGACCCTCGCACACTGCAGAAAGCGCTTGGTGGTTGGCTCGACAGCGTTCATCCGGATCGGTTTTCACGTCCACGCCAAGGGCGTCGAGTCTGGAGCGCAGGCTGGCTAACGCGTTACTGCCCTTCAAGACATCAGCAATCTTGGCGCCGCCAGGCCAGTCTTTCACCGCCCCTGCTACCAGCTCCATTGCCGTGGGAAAGTCGATCTCCCACCGCTCCCGGCCCAGGCTTAAGCCGCCGGCGCCAAGGGCGTCGTATCCGGCTAGCATTTCCTTGTACGAAAGGGCCTGCGGTTCGCGCAGCAGATGCGCCGCAACCCGTTTCATCGTGCCGCGAGCCTCTTCGAGATTCGCGCTCAACTGCTGAAGCCATTCTCGGTTCTCGAGCGTTGCACGTCCCAGTCGGAGAAGCGCGGCATTCCACGACGGCAACTCGAAGCGTTGACCCAGCCTCCTAGATAAGGCGGAACCAAACTGGAAGGAGTCGCGGGACTCCGCTGCCAGTTTGACCAGGTCCTCCGTCTGCACATCAGTCAAAGCGATCGCCGCCACTGCTGCTGCCAGTTCTTCATCTGTATCTGCGGACAGGATCCCTTCAAAATCACACCCGGGCTCCAGTACCTCACAAAGCACTTGCAGCAGTCGCGCGGAATGCCCTACATCGCCCCGTAGATGTTGCCTGACGGCGTCGAGTTGCTCGACTGAGATCTTGAGTGTCGTAAGCGCGTCGCCCAGACTTTCTGGTGGGATGTCGATACTCGACTGCGGACCGAGCAATATGCGCAGAGGTAGTTCGAGATCGTCGCGCTCGATCGCCTGGGCTATGGCCATGGCAATGGTCGCCGGTTGGCGCCGAGCGTGTTCGGACACAAGAAGTGTCTTTCGATTTAGATCCCAATGCGCTGGTACGTCGGTTCTCATGACCTCAACGTCACCACTCATCACCGCAAGCTCGATTCGACCAACCCAATCGACACGCATCTCGCGCATGCGTTCTAGTCGGTCGCGGAAGCTCGGCGCGTGAATACCGCGAATCTGCTGATAAAAGGCGACCAATGTGAGCAATGGCGCAGTCAGCCAGGACAGGGCGCTTTCGGACAGCGGCTCTGCGGAGCTACCGTTCCAAACTGCACCGTCGACCCGCGGCACAAGTGTCAGTTGTGACGTCGGGACCACACGCTCGCCATAGGCCGACTGAAACCAATCTCGCAGCGCTGTCGCATCTTGGGGATACAGCGTCAGGACGCTGACGCCGAATTGCTCCAACTCCGATGCCAACGTACCCAAGTCAGGCAGGTACACGACTGCACCCTCTGTCATCGCGTACTGTTGGAGCGGTCTTCCCTTGGACCGCACGGGCAAATGATCCAGGGCCACTTGGTCGAATCGCGGCCGGAATCGATGCCAAGCGTCGCGAATCTGGCCGAGCAAAACGTTCGGCTCGGGCGCCACGTCACTGTCGATGGCTGCGATCAGTTCGCGTAGCAACCGTGGGTCGTTCGTCTCAGAGTGCAGATCAAGGTAAGGCATGCCCAAGTGGTGCACAAGAGATGCCAGCTCAGGGTCTGTGTCGAGTCGACGAGCGATCGTGTGAGGCAAAGCACGGAGATGCGCAAAATGCGTGGTTCGTCGGGCTATCACATCGGACGGTACGTGCCATCGCTCGGAGGGCCGCGACCAGTGGGTTGCGGTGCTATCACCAGGCACGGAGAGCCACGCCCGCGTCTGCAGGAAGTACGTCAGCGGACTCATTCCGGATTTCCGATCAGATTGCCCTCCTCGCTTTGAGAAAGTGAGGGGTTCCAAACCATCTGCCCACTGAGGCAGGCTTTGCAAAATGAGCTTGCTCAGTGCCTCGCGCGCAGGTTCATGCAATTCGATATCGGCCATGCCGGGGAAGTGATACAGCGCCCCGACAACGTAGGGCTGAAGGCCCATGAAGCTGCCTCTAACGCTCAACGCGATGTGCTTCTTGAACTCCGCCCAGAACTCCACATCGAATCCTGCAGGGGTGATTGCTGGCAGATCGAAGCTGTACATCGACGCGTTGAACTGGCTTGTCCAGCCCTCTGTCTTAAGGGTTGCCAGCCTCAGGCCATCAAACACCCCACCCCTGCGAAGCAGATCTTGCGAAGCTAAGCCCAGACCGTCCCACGACGGGTGATCCGGTGGCAGCAGTAGCCGGTTACGTGCCTCTTTTGCGGCGGATCCGGGTACCGCGTCAAGGTAGACCGCAAGAAGGTCGCCTGTCGTAGTCGGCCAACCGGTCCCGAAACTTGCTTCCGACATCGGAAACCAGCCACCGCTGCAGGGCACCGGAATCGGCCGAAGCAACGCCATCATGGCATCCGAGCCGCGTTCACGCGCGATGGCACTACGGATCATGCTGAGCGCCCACCTCAGAATTGCCAGGCATCGTTCCGCGTCTGGCCCCTTCAACTTTGCGGGCAGTTCGGGCGTGGCGTCCTTCAAGGTCCCTGTGAAGATGGCTTCCACGCGAAACTGCGTGACGAGGCCCTCTGCCAGATAAATGCGGACAGGTGTTTGCCGAGCAGGGCGGCTGTCTGGCTCGTAAACGGTGATGCTCTCGTGCAGGAACGCCACCAGCGATTGAAGGCTGGTTGGAACGTCGACCGGCGCACCCTCACTGCCGATGTCGCTGTCATCTGCGGTTCCTTGGCGCGGGACGAAGAACACCCGCTTGGCACCGCTCGCTGCGTGCAGTCGGCCGTCATTCCCTAGGATCACTGGGTACCTAGCAAGTGCCCCCTGCCCATGCGGCAACAGCAGTGCGACGTCATGCCAGAAGGCATTCCAATCTCCGCCCTCTCGGTGGATCTCGTCGGCAATGCTTGTGATCGTCGCCGCTAGTTGGTGCGACGTCGCTGCCGCGCCGCGATGTGGCTCGTGCATACTGGCCAACGCCAAAATCTGGCCGCGCCGCGATGCCAGGCCAGGGTGGAACATATCGAACGTCGCGTGCTTGCGCAGAAGCACCTCGCCAATGAGCCGCGTTCGGCCAGTGTCCGGGACCAGTGCCGTCGCTCCCAGCTTGCGCCAGCCGCGATCAGCCAGGGCCAGTGCCTCGTCGTCGAGGGAAGCCTTCGCACGCCGGAATGCTGCCCCGATAAGCTGAGTCCATCGGGTCGATGCCACGCCGTCGTCGCCGTACGGGGCCAACACGTCGACGATCATGCGGGCTTCGTCCAAGTGCTTGCCAGCCAATTGCCCCCGTACGACGTCCACGACTAGGCCGGCTGCGGTATTCAGCAGCCGGCTGTTGTACCCATCGCTAAACGAAATGTCAGTCCGGCTCATGTTCCCGAAGAAGGGGGCATTGACGTGCACTGCACTACCTGTCGGGATGCCAGTTGGCAGGTAGATGCTGAAGACTCCTGCCTCTGGCACCTCTGCTTTCCTGACTGCGATCGACACGGAAACGTCTTGAATCTCCGGCCAGCGTCCCGGTAGCGCCTTCACTGCTGCCTGAAACTCTTCAGTGGTGTCAGCGATATGGATCTGTCGCGTCCACAACTCATAGTCCCGGAAGTCTTCTTGGCCGTCAGACAGCCGGACCGTTCGGTGCGCCAGCGCACCGGTTCCCTCAGTCGTCTCGCGTGTGATCACACGATTGGCCCGCGCAGCACCATACAACTCCAGGGCACGCACGCGCTCAAGGAACAGCAGCGTGGTTGGACTCATCTGCGCCATATGCTCGCGAACCAGCTTCGCCGCTGCTTCTGACTTCAGCGGCAGCCGGATCACAGACATGAAACCCCTCTCCTCGAGAGCCTTCACGGCTGAACTCTGCGCTTGGCGGCGTGGCACGGGGAGAAGGTAGGGCGAAAGGAATCGGGTCTCCGTCGAAAGCCAACCCGCTCCTGCCGCTTGGACGCGAGCACGAAACTTCTCCAGCAGGGCCTCGGCCCAATCGACGATTGGCTCCCCTGTTACCGGTGACATAGGCACCGCTCCCCCGGCGGCCAGTGCGTCCATTGGCAATCGCAGGGCCTGAACGACTTCAGGGTCGAAGCCGAAGCAATAGCCGTCGAACTCAGAGCTTACTGGGCTGGACCTCGAGTAAACCTCGGGCCTGTCCGACACTTCCAGTACGCTCCTGAAACCCAGGCCCTTATTGCCGATACTCTTCTGAGGGTCTTTGTCGCTCTGACCCAATTGCGAAAGCCGTTCGAAGTTGGATCGAGTGAACGGCTGCCCATCGTTGGCGACCAGCAGCGTTCCGTACGTCGAGTCCTTCTGATCCAAAACAATGGCGATCCGCGCTGGTTGGTCGGACGCAGGCTGCTCGTGCAGTGCGTCGTGGGCGTTCTGGATCAGCTCGATCAGGAATCGACCGTGGTACTGGTGCTCGACCTGTTCGGTCAGGCTGTGCAGGCTGCGGTAGTTGGAAACGCCCTCCGCCACCTCGAAGAGAAAAGTACGGATCTTCGCCGCCGTCAAGGCCTCTACCTGGGCTTGGGGTTTAGACCACAGCCCTTCCACTTCGCCACTGGCAGCGCTCATTCCGTTCTCCCTGCATTCTTTTCAGCCATGCTAACGGAGCATGCCGACTGGGCATTGGCGTGTCACGATGAGCAGATCTACCTCGGCACATTCACTGCGAAGAACATGTAGGCCGTCGGTGACGCGTGTGCGGCGCTGCGGGCGCCGAAATGCGAGCACCAGGCACTGAGCATCAGGTCAGCACCAGCACCGTGGGCATTTCAACCAGCGAAGCTGTCAAGCTTGACCGGCGCCCTCGACGGTAATCTTGTACATGACCTAGTGTTGCCGGCCAGCCAGCGACAAGCCATGTGGACGGCTTCATTCCATGGCGAGACGCAACCGCACCATGCTGAACAGGACTCCACACTAACAACGCTTTCTTGAGGCGTGTGTATCAAGTGCCGCAGCCTGCTCAAGGCACGAATCCAGGCGCTCGGAGAAGGCACGGAACGACAGCCCCATGGCGCATACCCAATTTCGCAGCTCGACGACGTCAAGACGCCTGACGCCTCGCTCGCACTTGCTCACGTACGACTGGTCCTCGCCCAACGCAGCTGCCAAGTCCCGCTGTGTAAAGCCCGATTCCTCGCGAACCGCTCTCAGAAGCTCCATTAGCTGTCCGTATTGAGCGCTGTGTAGCGGATTTGGCATTGCCCTCCCCAGGTAGAAAGGGCGAGGGTCGATGCGAAAATGGAATATGCGAAAATCGCTTCAAATTCACGAATGGAAGCAAGCGATCATGGCAGCGCATCGGCGAGGTCGATATCTAGGTGTAGTTCTTGAAGAAGAGGTTGAGGCAACGTCCGCCCGCCTGGAAGCGTTGGGCCTTGTCGGCCAGAGAGCACTGGAAGTTGCCTCCGCCGCCACCCTCTACGCAAAAGAGGAGACCGAGCACCTCACGCGACAACTGGTGCCGAGGGAAACGTGGCCCGGCCATGTATGTCTTCGCAGGCATATCGTGCGTCCACGGGATGAAACCTGGCTCATGCTCAGGTTCGACAAGAAAAGCCGCTGGACGCTTGACGCTGTGTTCGTCATCTAGAGCAGTCGTGCGGGGCGCAGTTGCCGAATACCTCTCCAGCCAGCGTGAGCGCCTGCGCAGGCTTGAGCAGTTCACACAAACGCCTAGCTATGACCACCTCTTGGGGAAGGTACGAGAACTCTCTGCTGAAGATCCAGAACCTTGGTTTTTGGATTGGTTGATGAGTCCGATGCCTGGGAGCCTCAGTTGTCGACTCGATCTCACTGAACTGGAAGGCAGCGAGGCACTATTGCTGGACGAGTTGCTGCGCGTCGTCAGCGGCGTATGCGCGTGAGAAAACTGTTTGAGGGACTCTAGGGCCCTGAACTTCCTCAGCCAGGCGATACGGCAGGCGAGGCCAGGCGCTGCGCGCCCGGCTAGTCCATGGACAACCCTTGCGTTGCCCACGGACAAATTGCGAGGCTTGTTCAACTCCCAATTCAAGCCATTTCAGCTACCCACAAATTCACCCAAGTAATCAACGAGCTTCTTGACTAGAAGTGCTCGATTTGCGTGTGGGTAGAGAAAAAAAGGGCCCGGACCCAGTGAGGGTACGGGCCATTACCCACAGAAAGTGGATCTACTGGTCTCTAGAACGGGATGTCGTCATCCATATCGTCAAAGCCCGTGGCCGGCTTGGGGGCCGGCGCGGGACGCGGGGCCGGCGCACGCGGAGCGGCCGCGCGCGGGGCCGGGGCGTCGAAATCGCCGCCGCCCATATCGCCACCGCGGTCGCCGCCACGGCCGGCACCGCCGCCGCGGCTGTAGCCGCCACCGCCGCCGCCGCCACCCATATCGTCACCGCCGTCGCGGCTGCCCAGCAGCTGCATCTGGTCGGCAATGATCTCGGTGGTGTACTGGTCGCGGCCTTCCTTGTCCTGCCACTTACGGGTGCGCAGACGCCCTTCCACATAGAGCGGACGGCCCTTCTTGCAGTACTGACCCACGATCTCGGCCAGCTTGTCGTTGAACACCACGCGGTGCCACTCGGTCTCTTCCTGGCGCTCGCCGCTCTCACGGTTCTTCCAGTTGCGGGTGGTGGCCAGGCTGATGGTGCAGAAGGCCACGCCGCTGGGGTTGTAGCGCAGCTCCGGGTCGCGACCCAGATTGCCGATGAGAATGACTTTGTTGACCGAGGCCATAGATGCGCTCCGCTGGCGTTTCCTGATTTCTAAGGCCTGGATTATGCCGCCCCGCCCAACTGCGCCCCATGCCCAGGATCCCGCACTTGGTCGCCGCGGGCCCGGCCCCGGGAAAGCGGCCCCTAAGATGCCTGCATGACCCGCCCGGCCCGCCCCGACTCCAACCACCGCCTCTGGCTGGCCTATGCCGGCCTGTGCCTGCTGAGCTGGATGCTCTATGCCATGGCCGGCGCCGAGCTGCAGCGCGGGCTCTGGCAGGTCTGGGAGGCGGCCTACCAGGCCACCCTGAGCCTGAGTCCGCCGATACTGCTGGGCCCCCTGGTCTGGCCCTGGGTGCGCGGGCTGGACCGGCTGGGCGATCGCGGTGGCAGTGCCGCCCAGCTGCTGCTACACGGCCTGGGCGCCCTGGGCTTTGCCGCGGCCTGGCAGCTGCTGGAGTTCGCCCTGTCCTGGCTGCTGTTCGGCCCCATGCACGCCCAGGCCAGCTTCCAGCAGACCGTGCTGTGGCGCGGCATCTGGGGCGTCTTCGTCTACACCGCCCTGGCGAGCGGCTTCACCGCCGTGCTCAATGCGCGGCGCGCCCGCCGCAACGCGCTGGCGGCGGCCCAGGCCGAGTCGGCCCTGGCGCGGGCCGAGCTGGCCGCCATCAGCGGCAAGCTCAACCCGCACTTTCTCTTCAACACCCTGAACTCCCTGATCGCCCTGACCCGCAAGGACGCCAAGGCGGCCGAGGCAGCCCTGCTGCGCTTCTCGGGCATGCTGCGCTATGTGCTGGACACCAAGCGCGGCGCCGAGACGCGGGTCAGCCTGGCCGAGGAGCTGGAGTTCGTGCGCGACTACCTGGCCCTGGAAACCCTGCGCCTGGGCGAGCGCCTCACGGTGCGCTGGGAGGTGGAGCCCGAGACCCTGGACGATGAGATCCCGCCGCTGAGCCTGCAGCCCCTGGTGGAGAACAGCATCCAGCATGGCGTGGCGCCACGCGCCCAGGGCGGCAGTGTGCGCATCGCCGCGCGCCGCGACGTGCTCAACGACGGCCTGGCCCTGACCGTGCAGGACGATGGCCCGGGCTGCGAGCCTGCCCGGCTGAACACGCCGGCCGAAGCCGGCCAGCGCCGCGGCATCGGCCTGAGCGCCCTGCAGCGCCGCTTTGCCCTGGACTACGAGGGCCGCGCCCGGCTCAAGATCCACACCGCTCCCGGCGCGGGTTTCCGCGTCGACCTCTGGATACCGCAGACATGAACAAGATCCGCACCCTGATCGCCGAGGACGAGCCCCTGGCCAGTGAAGCCCTGGCCGACTGGGTCCAGGCCCTGCCCCAGCTGGAGCTGGTGGCCTGCTGTGCCGATGGCGAGAGCGCCCTGGCCCAGATCCGCGCCCTGCAGCCCGAGCTGGTGCTGCTGGACATCCAGATGCCCGGCCTCACCGGCCTGCAGGTGCTGCGCGCCCTGGGCGAGGCCGGCCTGCCGCGACGCCCGGCCGTGATCTTCACCACCGCCTATGACGAGCATGCGCTCACCGCCTTCGAGCTGCATGCGGTGGACTATCTGCTCAAACCCTTCTCCCAGGAGCGCTTCGAGGAAGCGGTGGAGCATGCCCTGGGCATCCTGGCCAGCAGCGGCACGGCCGGCGCGCCGGCCCTGCCCGAGGCCGATCTGGAGCGCAGCCTGCAAAGCCCCGAGGCGCCGTTGAGCCGCATCCTGGTGCGCGACCAGGGCAAGATCTTCCCGCTCAGCGTGGACGCCATCGAATACCTGCGCTCCGACACCAAGTACACCGCCATCGCCAGCCGCGGCCGCCAGTTCCTGGTGCGCCTGCCCATCAGCAGCTTCGAGCAGCGCCTGGACCCGGCGCGCTTTCTCAAGCTGCAACGCAGCTGCATCGTGAACCTGGACTTCGTCGAGGCCATGACCCCTGACGAGAGCTCGCAGCTGGTGGTGCAGATGCAGGACGGCACGCGCTTCACGGCCAGCCGCGATGTGTCCAAGAAACTGCGGGAGCAATCGATATGAGCCCCTGGCTGCATCACCCTGTCCGGCACTCGAGCCGCTGGCAAGCCCTGACCCTGGCTCTGCTACTCCTGCTGCAGGCCGGCGCTGCTGCGGCCCAGGACGGCGTCGGGCGCAGCTACAGCCCCGGCCCCTTCCAGCGCCTGGAGATCAACGGTTCTGCCGATGTGCGTCTGCAGCAGGGCGAGCGCGACGAGGTCTTCATCAGCGGGGACGAGGACATGCAGAAGAGCGTGCAGCTGCTGCTGCGGGGCAACCGGCTCGAGGTCCAGCCCTCGGGCGGCTGGAAGTTCTGGCGCAGCAAGCGTCTGCAGATGGAGGTCACGGTGCGCAATCTGGAGCAGCTGGAGCTCTCCGGCAATGGCGAGGTGCATGCGCCGGGCACCTTCCGCGTCGATCGCCTGGGCGTGGGCATCGCAGGCTCGGGCCTGGTGCGCTTTGATGATCTGCAGGCGCAGCGTCTGCACTTCGCCATCGCAGGTTCGGGCGAGGGTCAGCTGCGCGGCCAGGCCAACTCCCTGTCCCTGGCGATCTCCGGCAAGGGCAAGCTGATGGCGGAGCAGCTGCGCAGCGCGCGGGGCGCCGTGGCCATCAGCGGCGTGGGGCAGGCCCAGATCTGGGTCACCCAGTCGCTGAGCATCAACATCATGGGTGTGGGCACGGTGGATTACTGGGGCAACCCCCAGCTCAGCCGGGCCACCTCGGGTGTGGCCACGATCAATGCCCGCGGGGAGACGCCGCCCGCCCCCTGAATCATCCCGCCAGCGGCGGGCAGCCCGAGCTCGGAGCGACAATAGCCGGCTCCATGAGTGCTTCCCAGGCCCCGCAGCAGATCCTGCAAGAAGTCTTCGGCTACAGCGCCTTCCGCGGCGCCCAGGCCGACATCGTCCAGCATGTGACGGCGGGGGGCGACGCCCTGGTGCTGATGCCCACCGGCGGGGGCAAGAGCCTGTGCTACCAGGTGCCGGCCATCGCCCGGCATCGCGGCGGCCAGGGCGTGGCCCTGGTGGTGAGCCCGCTGATCGCCCTGATGCACGACCAGGTGGGCGCGCTGGAAGAAGCAGGCGTGCATGCCGCCTTCCTGAACTCCACGCTCAGCAGCGAAGACGCCAGCCGCATCGAGCGCGAGATGCTCAGCGGCCGCCTGGTGATGCTCTATGCCGCGCCCGAGCGCATCACCAACCCGCGCTTCCTGGCCCAGCTGGACTCGCTGCACGAGCGCGGCCTGCTCTCGCTCTTCGCCATCGACGAGGCGCATTGCGTCAGCCAGTGGGGCCATGACTTCCGCAGCGAGTACCTGGAACTCTCGCTGCTGCACGAGC is part of the Shinella sp. XGS7 genome and harbors:
- a CDS encoding DUF45 domain-containing protein — protein: MKHHNHSRAFYSTLDKHMSGWRKVKARLDDRAEEILRL
- a CDS encoding sensor histidine kinase yields the protein MTRPARPDSNHRLWLAYAGLCLLSWMLYAMAGAELQRGLWQVWEAAYQATLSLSPPILLGPLVWPWVRGLDRLGDRGGSAAQLLLHGLGALGFAAAWQLLEFALSWLLFGPMHAQASFQQTVLWRGIWGVFVYTALASGFTAVLNARRARRNALAAAQAESALARAELAAISGKLNPHFLFNTLNSLIALTRKDAKAAEAALLRFSGMLRYVLDTKRGAETRVSLAEELEFVRDYLALETLRLGERLTVRWEVEPETLDDEIPPLSLQPLVENSIQHGVAPRAQGGSVRIAARRDVLNDGLALTVQDDGPGCEPARLNTPAEAGQRRGIGLSALQRRFALDYEGRARLKIHTAPGAGFRVDLWIPQT
- a CDS encoding LytTR family DNA-binding domain-containing protein, whose translation is MNKIRTLIAEDEPLASEALADWVQALPQLELVACCADGESALAQIRALQPELVLLDIQMPGLTGLQVLRALGEAGLPRRPAVIFTTAYDEHALTAFELHAVDYLLKPFSQERFEEAVEHALGILASSGTAGAPALPEADLERSLQSPEAPLSRILVRDQGKIFPLSVDAIEYLRSDTKYTAIASRGRQFLVRLPISSFEQRLDPARFLKLQRSCIVNLDFVEAMTPDESSQLVVQMQDGTRFTASRDVSKKLREQSI
- the ssb gene encoding single-stranded DNA-binding protein; amino-acid sequence: MASVNKVILIGNLGRDPELRYNPSGVAFCTISLATTRNWKNRESGERQEETEWHRVVFNDKLAEIVGQYCKKGRPLYVEGRLRTRKWQDKEGRDQYTTEIIADQMQLLGSRDGGDDMGGGGGGGGYSRGGGAGRGGDRGGDMGGGDFDAPAPRAAAPRAPAPRPAPAPKPATGFDDMDDDIPF
- a CDS encoding head GIN domain-containing protein, producing MSPWLHHPVRHSSRWQALTLALLLLLQAGAAAAQDGVGRSYSPGPFQRLEINGSADVRLQQGERDEVFISGDEDMQKSVQLLLRGNRLEVQPSGGWKFWRSKRLQMEVTVRNLEQLELSGNGEVHAPGTFRVDRLGVGIAGSGLVRFDDLQAQRLHFAIAGSGEGQLRGQANSLSLAISGKGKLMAEQLRSARGAVAISGVGQAQIWVTQSLSINIMGVGTVDYWGNPQLSRATSGVATINARGETPPAP
- a CDS encoding helix-turn-helix domain-containing protein; translated protein: MPNPLHSAQYGQLMELLRAVREESGFTQRDLAAALGEDQSYVSKCERGVRRLDVVELRNWVCAMGLSFRAFSERLDSCLEQAAALDTHASRKRC
- a CDS encoding sacsin N-terminal ATP-binding-like domain-containing protein, which gives rise to MSAASGEVEGLWSKPQAQVEALTAAKIRTFLFEVAEGVSNYRSLHSLTEQVEHQYHGRFLIELIQNAHDALHEQPASDQPARIAIVLDQKDSTYGTLLVANDGQPFTRSNFERLSQLGQSDKDPQKSIGNKGLGFRSVLEVSDRPEVYSRSSPVSSEFDGYCFGFDPEVVQALRLPMDALAAGGAVPMSPVTGEPIVDWAEALLEKFRARVQAAGAGWLSTETRFLSPYLLPVPRRQAQSSAVKALEERGFMSVIRLPLKSEAAAKLVREHMAQMSPTTLLFLERVRALELYGAARANRVITRETTEGTGALAHRTVRLSDGQEDFRDYELWTRQIHIADTTEEFQAAVKALPGRWPEIQDVSVSIAVRKAEVPEAGVFSIYLPTGIPTGSAVHVNAPFFGNMSRTDISFSDGYNSRLLNTAAGLVVDVVRGQLAGKHLDEARMIVDVLAPYGDDGVASTRWTQLIGAAFRRAKASLDDEALALADRGWRKLGATALVPDTGRTRLIGEVLLRKHATFDMFHPGLASRRGQILALASMHEPHRGAAATSHQLAATITSIADEIHREGGDWNAFWHDVALLLPHGQGALARYPVILGNDGRLHAASGAKRVFFVPRQGTADDSDIGSEGAPVDVPTSLQSLVAFLHESITVYEPDSRPARQTPVRIYLAEGLVTQFRVEAIFTGTLKDATPELPAKLKGPDAERCLAILRWALSMIRSAIARERGSDAMMALLRPIPVPCSGGWFPMSEASFGTGWPTTTGDLLAVYLDAVPGSAAKEARNRLLLPPDHPSWDGLGLASQDLLRRGGVFDGLRLATLKTEGWTSQFNASMYSFDLPAITPAGFDVEFWAEFKKHIALSVRGSFMGLQPYVVGALYHFPGMADIELHEPAREALSKLILQSLPQWADGLEPLTFSKRGGQSDRKSGMSPLTYFLQTRAWLSVPGDSTATHWSRPSERWHVPSDVIARRTTHFAHLRALPHTIARRLDTDPELASLVHHLGMPYLDLHSETNDPRLLRELIAAIDSDVAPEPNVLLGQIRDAWHRFRPRFDQVALDHLPVRSKGRPLQQYAMTEGAVVYLPDLGTLASELEQFGVSVLTLYPQDATALRDWFQSAYGERVVPTSQLTLVPRVDGAVWNGSSAEPLSESALSWLTAPLLTLVAFYQQIRGIHAPSFRDRLERMREMRVDWVGRIELAVMSGDVEVMRTDVPAHWDLNRKTLLVSEHARRQPATIAMAIAQAIERDDLELPLRILLGPQSSIDIPPESLGDALTTLKISVEQLDAVRQHLRGDVGHSARLLQVLCEVLEPGCDFEGILSADTDEELAAAVAAIALTDVQTEDLVKLAAESRDSFQFGSALSRRLGQRFELPSWNAALLRLGRATLENREWLQQLSANLEEARGTMKRVAAHLLREPQALSYKEMLAGYDALGAGGLSLGRERWEIDFPTAMELVAGAVKDWPGGAKIADVLKGSNALASLRSRLDALGVDVKTDPDERCRANHQALSAVCEGLDRLRQAWWVKSGASSAFGDWRSIREELIGQGKESIGDRAYSESLTEVDVFAILWQKAGALMTPPSFATAVQSSADLAVLRAALAISDQDLEEANTRLAAQRAEALRRRHVVTVCGEDFDASDDNRSRLWHFLQERVEFHKLAADAPMDLGKSVELLPADAGRKRERKEIIDPKPTTPPQRQPKAVDELIGLAGEIYVFEMLRLRYGDDVVTASSWISSNSRQVFEENPFDDGAGCDFAFTAGGRSYKVEVKASVGDAPTFTLGSSEIALAMELATRKKGRRARFILVHVRNALSAAPEAVVLPNPYSAEGANSFRIDQADARVSYREKT